TTGATGTGCCCTCCAAAGGGTCCCGATGCGCTCAGTATTCGTTCATACTGAATCCCGGTTATTACATCTCGATACTGTCCGGCACCATATTCTCCGTAAGCAGAGGGATCAAAAAGATCATAACCTGTTGCTACAATTATCGCTCCCACTTCTTCCGTCACAACTTCATCGGTCATATCATACCGGATAGCTTTAGCAGGGCAGACCTTAGAGCATATTCCACATTTTCCTTTGGTAAAATGAAGACAATACTTAGGATTTATGGTTGCTTTCTTAGGAATGGCTTGAGGGAAAGGAATGCTTATGGCACGGGTAAAAGAAAGCTCCTCGTTGAATTCGTCCAAAACCTTCCGTGATGGGCATTTCTCCATGCAGACTCCACAGCCCGTGCACGCCGTCCAATCCACATAGGTAGCTTTCTTACGGATTTTGACAGTAAAATTTCCTACGTATCCGGAAACCGATTCAATCTCACTGTAAGCATAGAGTGTTATATTTTCTTTTTGAGCAACATCCACCATTTTGGGTCCCAGGATACAGGATGAGCAATCTATGGTGGGGAAGGTCTTATCGAGTTGGGCCATTTTGCCGCCGATGGACGCTTTCCGTTCTACAAGCACCACCTGAAGTCCTGCATCAGCACAGTCCAGAGCTGCCTGTATGCCGGCAACTCCCCCTCCAATGATCATAACTCTCTTATTGATAGCTACTCGAGACGGGAAAAGAGGCTGATTGAAACGGAGCTTTGCCACAGCCATTCTCACAAGCTCGATAGCTTTCTTCGTGTTCGCTTCACGATCATTGCTGATCCAGGATACATGCTCACGAATATTCGCCATCTCGAACATGTATCGGTTAAGACCAGCTTTTTCTACCGCTCTGCGAAAGGTGGGTTCATGCATTCTGGGGGAACAGGCTGCAACCACCACCCCTTGTAGATTGTAAGCTTCTATAGCTCGCTGAATCTCCTGCTGCCCCGGCTCAGAACAGGTATATACGTAAGTTGTAGAGTAAACCACATCAGGAAGTCTTCTTGCTGCTTCAGCGACTCGTTCTGTATCTACCGTTGAGGCGATATTTGTTCCGCACTGACAGACAAAAACACCTATACGCATAGCATCTCTCTACACTTTTTTATGTTTGCTTTTCTAAGACAAAATTTTCTTTTCCCTTACGACTCATTTCAAACAGGAAGTTAGGCTTCACAGCCAGCCTATGTAAACCAAGCTTTTTAGGTTCTATCCCTAAAGCCAATCCTATTATCTGGGTAATATAAATAACTGGGATTTCGAAAGATTCTTTACGATAGCGTTCAACCTGTCCTTGACGCAGGTCAAGATTCTGCTGGCAAAGAGGACAAGCCACAGCAATAGCATCGGCTTTAAGATCTTGCGCCATTTTTAGAATCCGTCCTGTAAGTTTTCCCACAATGTCCTTTCTCAACACCCCGTAGGTCGCTCCGCAACACTCGGTTTTAAAAGGAAAGTGTGGAACTTTAGCACCGACCGCTCCTAATAATCGATCCATAGACGTGGGCTGTTCAGGATCGTCAAATTCGGCAAACTTAGGAGGACGAGTAAGAAGACATCCGTAATAAGGCACAACTGTTATGCCTTCCAAGGGGAAAACAACATTTCTCTCTATTTCATCAACGCCGATATCTTCTATTAAAAACTGAACTATTGAAACCGCCTTTATTCTGCCTTCGAAGGGCATGTTGAGGATGCGAAGGAAATCTTCTTTTTTGGTGGGATCTCGAAATGCCTCCAGAGATCCTTTAAGAGCCTTAAGGCAACCAGGACATGGAGTCATCACCTTATCAAATCCTACCGATTCAGCAATAGCAAGGTTTCTTCCAGAAAGAGCGGCAGAAAGAAGTGGTTCGTAGATGTGAGCGGGAGTTGATCCACAGCAGTTCCAGTCAGGGATTTCTCGAAGAGAGATTCCAAAAACTTTACAAATTTCCCGCACCGACTCATCAAATTCCTTAGCAGTTCCTTCAATTGAACAACCAGGGTAATAGGCTATTTCACGAAACATCTTTTTATCTTCCCCATTGCTCATAATGACGAAAAAGTCCTTAACCCAAATCTAGCCTTTATGAGCCATTTTTTGGTGTTGCCAGGATTCAAACCGATCGAATATAGCCGCAACTTCCTTTCGTCCTTTGATAATAGAAGGCAACAAATGAAGCTTTCTAGCTTTGAAGACCTTGGGAGCCAGCTCCATATCGTTTGTAAGGCGACCCGTTCGTAAATTCACGATAGGCAATAACCCTGTTTCGAAAACTCGTCCGAAAGTCTTTACCGACTTCAAAAATTCTTCGTAGAAAACCTCTACATCTTTAATGGATATGATTCCTTCTCTAAGGGACATCACTCGCAGGGCTTCCATCACTCGAGTAACCTCTATGTTGCACGGGCACCTTGTTGAACAGGCCGTACAAGCAGCACAAAGCCATATAGAACGAGACGAGAGAACAGCAGCCTTTTGACCAAGCTGAATAAGGCGCATAATCTGATTTACTGGATAGTCGTAAACGAAGGTATAATTACAGCTAGCACTGCAGTTCCCACATTGATAGCATTTGCTAATTTGCTGCCCGCTTTCTTCTTCAACCAGCCGAATAAAGTGCTCATCGAAGGTATTATTAAGCGTCAGAGTTCGTAG
This genomic interval from Thermodesulforhabdaceae bacterium contains the following:
- a CDS encoding CoB--CoM heterodisulfide reductase iron-sulfur subunit A family protein, with protein sequence MRIGVFVCQCGTNIASTVDTERVAEAARRLPDVVYSTTYVYTCSEPGQQEIQRAIEAYNLQGVVVAACSPRMHEPTFRRAVEKAGLNRYMFEMANIREHVSWISNDREANTKKAIELVRMAVAKLRFNQPLFPSRVAINKRVMIIGGGVAGIQAALDCADAGLQVVLVERKASIGGKMAQLDKTFPTIDCSSCILGPKMVDVAQKENITLYAYSEIESVSGYVGNFTVKIRKKATYVDWTACTGCGVCMEKCPSRKVLDEFNEELSFTRAISIPFPQAIPKKATINPKYCLHFTKGKCGICSKVCPAKAIRYDMTDEVVTEEVGAIIVATGYDLFDPSAYGEYGAGQYRDVITGIQYERILSASGPFGGHIKRPSDGKEPKDVVFIACVGSRDASVGRPYCSGVCCMYIAKQAILTKDHIPDSRCYVFYMDIRAPGKNYDEFVRRAQEEYGVQYIRGRVGKIYPKGDRLVVQGMDTLLGVQIEVEADLVVLATGIEASKGARELAEKLHISYDQYGFFMENHPKLRPVETNTAGIYLAGACQGPKDIPASVAQGSAAASKVLALFARDTIETSPQVASVNERACIACGKCIEVCPYGAIRWKELKGGIKKAEVLATVCQGCGLCNATCPPKAIQLQHATDNQILAEIEELCA
- a CDS encoding 4Fe-4S dicluster domain-containing protein, translated to MERLRTLTLNNTFDEHFIRLVEEESGQQISKCYQCGNCSASCNYTFVYDYPVNQIMRLIQLGQKAAVLSSRSIWLCAACTACSTRCPCNIEVTRVMEALRVMSLREGIISIKDVEVFYEEFLKSVKTFGRVFETGLLPIVNLRTGRLTNDMELAPKVFKARKLHLLPSIIKGRKEVAAIFDRFESWQHQKMAHKG
- a CDS encoding CoB--CoM heterodisulfide reductase iron-sulfur subunit B family protein, with protein sequence MFREIAYYPGCSIEGTAKEFDESVREICKVFGISLREIPDWNCCGSTPAHIYEPLLSAALSGRNLAIAESVGFDKVMTPCPGCLKALKGSLEAFRDPTKKEDFLRILNMPFEGRIKAVSIVQFLIEDIGVDEIERNVVFPLEGITVVPYYGCLLTRPPKFAEFDDPEQPTSMDRLLGAVGAKVPHFPFKTECCGATYGVLRKDIVGKLTGRILKMAQDLKADAIAVACPLCQQNLDLRQGQVERYRKESFEIPVIYITQIIGLALGIEPKKLGLHRLAVKPNFLFEMSRKGKENFVLEKQT